From Calothrix sp. PCC 6303, a single genomic window includes:
- a CDS encoding DnaJ C-terminal domain-containing protein: MASTDYKDYYSTLGINKTASQDEIKQAFRKLARKYHPDVNPGNKQAEAKFKEVNEAYEVLSDPEKRQKYDQFGQYWKQAGQGFPNTGTGAGVDMGGFDFSQYGSFDDFIGELLGRFGGNPGSRGGQQSYSYQTSTSRQAGYGGFNDFGFQNPGGSTTQDSEALISLTFGEAFPGIEKQLSLGGEIIKVRIPAGAKTGSRLRVRGKGPINPMNQQRGDLYLKIELKPHAFFQLEGDNLTCEVPITLDEAALGAVVEVPTPDNTTAKVNIPPGIRSGQSLRLRGKGWVLSTGGRGDLLIKIAIASPKEITQQEREYYEKLRDIRTHNPRSNLENVRL; this comes from the coding sequence ATGGCTTCAACTGACTACAAAGATTATTATTCAACATTGGGAATTAACAAGACTGCTAGCCAAGATGAAATTAAACAAGCATTTCGCAAGCTAGCGCGAAAATACCACCCTGATGTTAATCCCGGAAATAAGCAAGCTGAGGCGAAATTCAAGGAAGTAAATGAGGCTTATGAAGTCTTATCAGACCCTGAAAAACGTCAAAAATACGACCAATTTGGTCAATATTGGAAACAAGCTGGTCAAGGTTTCCCGAATACTGGTACTGGTGCTGGTGTTGATATGGGTGGCTTTGACTTTAGCCAATATGGCAGTTTTGACGACTTTATTGGTGAATTATTAGGTCGTTTCGGTGGTAATCCAGGTTCCCGTGGTGGACAACAAAGTTATTCCTACCAAACTTCAACTTCTAGGCAAGCTGGTTATGGGGGGTTTAATGATTTTGGCTTTCAAAACCCAGGAGGAAGCACCACCCAAGATAGTGAAGCATTAATTTCGCTTACTTTTGGTGAAGCATTCCCAGGAATTGAAAAACAACTCAGTTTAGGTGGAGAAATCATTAAAGTTAGAATTCCCGCAGGTGCGAAAACAGGTAGTCGCTTGCGAGTGCGGGGAAAAGGACCAATTAACCCGATGAATCAGCAGCGGGGAGATTTATATCTCAAAATAGAATTGAAACCACACGCATTTTTCCAACTTGAAGGTGACAACTTGACATGCGAGGTTCCTATTACCCTGGATGAGGCAGCATTAGGTGCTGTGGTAGAAGTGCCAACACCGGATAATACTACAGCTAAAGTTAATATTCCCCCAGGAATTCGTTCTGGGCAATCACTAAGGTTGCGTGGAAAAGGTTGGGTTTTGAGTACAGGTGGGCGGGGCGACCTTTTGATTAAAATAGCGATCGCATCCCCTAAAGAAATCACTCAACAAGAACGGGAATATTACGAAAAACTTCGTGATATTCGCACCCACAACCCCCGCAGTAATTTGGAAAATGTCAGGTTGTAA
- a CDS encoding Uma2 family endonuclease, with amino-acid sequence MVTQLPPSSQSNIIYPDSDEQPMADNTKQFELIVLIKKNLDLLFADDANVFVAGDLLWYPVEGNNVNRRAPDVMVVFGRPKGDRGSYLQWQEDNIPPQVVFEILSPGNRAKDMIAKYKFYQRYGVEEYYLYDPDTEELTGWLRSEDELQEIEQMVGWVSPRLGIRFELVDNNLQIFRPDGQRFLSYLELDQLRQQECQRAEQERQRAENAESRLLEERQRAENAEAELEALRALLKARGIDPD; translated from the coding sequence ATGGTTACACAATTGCCTCCTTCCAGCCAAAGCAATATCATCTACCCCGATAGCGACGAACAGCCAATGGCAGATAATACCAAGCAGTTTGAGTTAATTGTGTTAATTAAAAAGAACTTGGATTTACTGTTTGCTGATGATGCAAATGTTTTTGTGGCTGGTGATTTGTTATGGTATCCGGTTGAGGGTAATAATGTTAATCGTCGAGCACCTGATGTGATGGTAGTTTTTGGTAGACCTAAAGGTGATCGGGGTTCTTATCTTCAGTGGCAAGAAGACAATATTCCCCCTCAAGTTGTGTTTGAGATCCTTTCTCCTGGAAATAGGGCTAAGGATATGATTGCTAAATACAAGTTTTACCAGCGTTATGGGGTGGAAGAATATTATTTATATGACCCAGATACTGAAGAATTAACAGGTTGGTTGCGTAGTGAGGATGAGTTGCAAGAAATTGAGCAGATGGTGGGTTGGGTGAGTCCACGTTTGGGGATACGCTTTGAGTTGGTGGATAATAATCTGCAAATATTTCGTCCTGATGGACAGAGGTTTTTGAGTTATTTAGAATTGGATCAACTTAGACAACAGGAATGTCAGCGGGCTGAACAAGAACGTCAGCGGGCTGAAAATGCTGAATCGCGCTTATTAGAGGAACGTCAACGGGCTGAAAATGCGGAAGCTGAGTTAGAAGCATTACGAGCTTTGTTGAAAGCGCGGGGAATTGATCCTGATTAG
- a CDS encoding peroxiredoxin family protein, with translation MALSTNINGLFNERFFRNFLPIPATNKHPIGFLTSDFQLPDIRNNQSIKLSEYRDKQPVILAFTRIFTEHQYCPFCYPHIKSLNENYEKFIEQGIEVFMITSTDERQSKIVVRDLGLKMPLLSDPNCNIFRKYQTGQALGAPLPAQFLLAKDGKLLYRHLFSFLDHNASVERLLNQLTVNS, from the coding sequence ATGGCACTTTCCACTAATATTAACGGCTTATTTAACGAACGCTTTTTCCGAAATTTTTTACCGATTCCTGCTACTAATAAGCATCCAATTGGGTTTTTAACATCAGACTTTCAATTACCAGATATTAGAAATAACCAGTCAATTAAATTATCAGAATATCGAGATAAACAGCCAGTTATATTAGCTTTTACACGAATTTTTACAGAACACCAATATTGTCCATTTTGCTATCCCCATATTAAATCACTGAATGAAAACTACGAGAAGTTTATCGAACAGGGAATCGAAGTTTTCATGATTACAAGCACCGATGAACGGCAAAGTAAAATCGTTGTTAGGGACTTAGGATTGAAAATGCCATTGTTGAGCGATCCTAATTGCAATATATTTCGTAAATATCAAACAGGACAAGCATTAGGAGCGCCACTACCTGCACAGTTTTTATTAGCTAAAGACGGGAAATTACTCTATCGACACTTATTTTCATTCTTAGATCATAATGCCAGCGTGGAGAGATTATTAAATCAGTTAACAGTTAACAGTTAA
- a CDS encoding peroxiredoxin, which translates to MEGCLRVGQQAPDFTATAVVDQEFKTVKLSDYRGRYVVLFFYPLDFTFVCPTEITAFSDRYEDFKKLNTEILGVSVDSEFSHLAWIQTERTSGGVGDLNYPLVADIKKEVSAAYNVLDPAAGIALRGLFIIDKDSVIQHATINNLAFGRSVDETLRTLQAIQHVQSHPDEVCPAGWQPGDKTMNPDPVKSKVFFSAV; encoded by the coding sequence ATGGAAGGATGTCTTCGAGTAGGTCAACAAGCACCTGACTTTACAGCAACCGCTGTAGTAGATCAAGAATTTAAGACAGTTAAACTGTCCGACTATCGTGGTAGATATGTCGTGCTGTTTTTCTATCCTCTCGACTTTACCTTTGTTTGTCCTACTGAGATTACAGCATTTAGCGATCGCTATGAAGATTTTAAGAAACTTAACACCGAAATCCTGGGTGTTTCTGTAGATAGCGAATTTTCTCACCTTGCTTGGATTCAAACCGAACGTACATCAGGTGGTGTTGGTGATCTTAATTACCCCCTTGTTGCCGACATTAAAAAAGAAGTCAGCGCAGCTTACAACGTGTTAGACCCAGCCGCAGGTATTGCTTTACGGGGATTATTTATCATCGATAAAGATAGCGTTATCCAACATGCGACTATCAACAACCTCGCATTTGGTCGTAGCGTAGATGAAACATTACGCACATTACAAGCGATTCAACACGTACAATCTCACCCAGATGAAGTATGTCCTGCTGGTTGGCAACCTGGTGACAAAACCATGAACCCAGATCCAGTTAAATCTAAAGTTTTCTTCTCTGCTGTTTAA
- a CDS encoding amylo-alpha-1,6-glucosidase, with amino-acid sequence MTDLDTKEWLLTNGLGSFASGTVSDIRTRSYHGWLFAAMNPPSGRHLLLSHLEASLELSQKVIPLGSNFWGTGEINPQGYRLLNSFGVDPVPKWSWGENNWQVTRELIMPHCQVSGKEFTSSLLVKYTYEGVETAILKLRLLIADRDFHHQQLQTSELQFSQLIGEKQVCLQRKNSGECGIPWHLRWTQGDYEANGVWYWNYALPEETARGLKDREDLYSPGYLTIHLQPGDQVTLEAKEGFPEPQQLTLTEDSFAEAIVAEQKRLTQVFLKGKKTVSFSDPHTLLLHASDQFIAYRASISGPTVIAGYHWFNDWGRDTLIALPGLTLTPGRYDLAKGLLKTFGHYCRYGLIPNAFPDEDNEPIYNSIDAALWWIETLGLYLEATRDWDFLAEQYPVVLQIYKAFVGGTRYNIQVDSTDGLVSWDNCGVALTWMDAVVNGKPVTPRRGKPIEINALWYSALCWASRWAEILSERADVSEQGKLTKQANRYSQHAEHVKVSLQKFWNSQLGYFYDTIEPDDRRNSQIRPNAVIALSLAHCGFTQLQGQQILEVARSHLLTPYGLRSLSPSDPEYQGRYIGNGETRDRAYHQGTVWCWLIGAFVRSWQRFYPDQPLPFDWQPLISHMSENACVGSISEIFDGDKPHFPRGAIAQAWSVAEVLRHFPKS; translated from the coding sequence ATGACAGATTTAGACACAAAAGAATGGTTACTCACAAATGGGTTGGGTAGTTTTGCCAGTGGTACAGTCTCCGATATTCGGACTCGTAGTTATCACGGCTGGTTATTTGCAGCGATGAATCCACCTTCTGGTCGTCATTTATTGTTGTCGCATCTTGAAGCTAGCCTAGAATTATCCCAAAAAGTTATACCCCTAGGAAGTAATTTTTGGGGAACTGGTGAAATAAATCCCCAAGGTTATCGATTGCTAAACTCTTTTGGTGTTGATCCAGTACCAAAATGGAGTTGGGGTGAGAATAACTGGCAAGTGACAAGGGAATTAATCATGCCACATTGTCAAGTGAGTGGCAAAGAATTCACTAGCAGTTTACTAGTTAAATATACTTACGAAGGCGTGGAAACGGCAATCTTGAAATTACGGTTGTTAATTGCCGATCGTGATTTTCATCATCAGCAGCTGCAAACTTCAGAATTGCAGTTTTCCCAGTTGATAGGGGAAAAACAAGTTTGCTTACAAAGAAAAAACTCAGGTGAATGTGGTATACCTTGGCACTTACGATGGACTCAAGGAGACTATGAAGCAAACGGGGTGTGGTATTGGAATTATGCCCTACCAGAAGAGACTGCGAGGGGGTTAAAGGATCGTGAAGATTTATATAGTCCCGGATACCTGACAATTCATTTGCAACCAGGAGATCAGGTGACATTGGAGGCAAAAGAGGGTTTTCCAGAACCTCAGCAGTTGACTTTAACTGAAGATAGTTTTGCGGAAGCTATAGTTGCTGAACAAAAACGACTAACACAAGTTTTTTTGAAGGGGAAAAAAACTGTATCTTTTTCTGATCCCCATACTTTACTTCTACATGCTAGCGATCAGTTTATCGCCTACCGGGCTTCTATTAGTGGTCCGACGGTAATTGCTGGGTATCATTGGTTTAATGACTGGGGAAGAGATACTTTAATTGCTTTACCTGGTTTAACATTGACCCCTGGACGTTATGATCTAGCAAAGGGACTATTGAAAACCTTTGGACATTATTGTCGGTACGGATTGATTCCGAATGCTTTTCCTGATGAAGATAATGAGCCAATTTATAACAGCATTGACGCTGCCCTATGGTGGATTGAAACCCTGGGATTATATTTAGAAGCAACCCGTGACTGGGATTTTTTAGCCGAACAGTACCCAGTGGTGCTACAAATCTATAAAGCCTTTGTTGGTGGTACTCGCTACAACATCCAAGTTGATTCTACTGATGGATTAGTCAGTTGGGATAATTGTGGTGTGGCGTTAACTTGGATGGATGCGGTGGTGAATGGAAAACCTGTAACACCACGTCGCGGGAAGCCAATTGAGATTAATGCATTGTGGTATTCAGCACTGTGCTGGGCTTCACGGTGGGCGGAAATTTTGAGCGAGCGAGCAGATGTTTCTGAGCAGGGTAAATTAACTAAACAGGCTAATAGATATAGCCAACATGCAGAGCATGTAAAAGTATCTTTACAAAAATTCTGGAATTCACAGTTAGGTTATTTTTATGACACCATTGAGCCTGATGACCGGAGAAACTCGCAGATTCGTCCAAATGCAGTGATTGCCTTATCGTTGGCACATTGTGGGTTTACTCAACTACAGGGACAACAAATTTTAGAAGTAGCGCGATCGCACTTACTCACGCCCTATGGTTTAAGGAGTTTATCACCGAGTGATCCTGAATATCAAGGTCGATATATAGGGAATGGGGAAACACGCGATCGCGCTTATCATCAAGGAACAGTTTGGTGTTGGTTAATTGGTGCATTTGTTCGCTCCTGGCAACGGTTTTACCCAGATCAACCCTTACCTTTCGACTGGCAGCCTTTAATTAGTCATATGAGTGAAAATGCTTGTGTGGGTTCTATCTCCGAAATTTTTGACGGAGATAAACCCCATTTTCCACGGGGTGCAATTGCCCAAGCTTGGTCTGTAGCGGAAGTTCTCCGCCATTTCCCCAAATCTTAG
- a CDS encoding sensor histidine kinase, producing MYKWILPSLSEVIADNHISTAKCSSAKAEQQWRVSLAAVEKLLTSTLTTALSDTINALVIATPAPLFSQLRLTPNIEIVNLTAMPFNPLALMPWGVAGGVIPTNEFTPQEPVLPLLVADPLAKEQFCLVFTHHFQLVLVLAEDDNGEKTFTFSFEPEIVKQTWQVLAARVMMVNPDWFAQLADQVNVYAEIQPNYRILMYFSQLLLAELPEVEELKEVRGQKEQTELNNVKFNSTVMSVDTEKAVTANCQGTTHNSVEAGMSSRSDVELLQAFAHEVRTPLATILTITRLLLKQRDLPANVIKRLRMIEAECNEQIDRMELLFKAAELETSSAANFKSTQLTPMCLEQILQQSIPRWQQSASRRNLTLDVILPQHLPTVVSNPSMLDRALTGLIENFTRSLPAGSRIQVEVIPAGDQLKLQFLPLAESKDGATTASSPCTPPIRQALGQLLMFQPETGTISLNLNATKHLFQAIGGKLIVRQRPHIGDVMTIFFPLK from the coding sequence GTGTATAAGTGGATTTTGCCAAGTTTGAGTGAAGTTATTGCGGATAACCATATCAGCACCGCTAAATGTTCGTCTGCCAAAGCCGAACAGCAGTGGCGTGTTAGCCTTGCCGCAGTGGAAAAACTGCTCACAAGTACACTCACAACAGCTTTAAGCGATACAATTAACGCATTAGTTATAGCTACACCAGCACCACTATTTAGCCAACTAAGGTTAACCCCAAATATAGAAATAGTAAATTTGACGGCAATGCCTTTTAATCCTCTGGCTTTGATGCCTTGGGGAGTTGCTGGTGGGGTTATCCCTACAAATGAATTTACTCCTCAGGAACCAGTTTTACCATTATTAGTAGCAGATCCCTTAGCAAAAGAGCAATTTTGTTTAGTATTTACCCACCATTTTCAATTAGTGCTAGTTTTAGCAGAAGATGACAATGGGGAGAAAACATTTACATTTTCTTTTGAGCCTGAGATAGTCAAGCAGACATGGCAAGTTCTAGCTGCTAGGGTGATGATGGTTAACCCTGACTGGTTTGCCCAATTAGCAGATCAAGTCAACGTTTATGCAGAAATTCAGCCAAATTACCGGATTTTGATGTATTTTAGCCAATTGTTGTTGGCAGAGCTTCCTGAAGTTGAAGAGTTAAAAGAAGTACGAGGGCAAAAAGAACAGACGGAGTTAAATAATGTCAAATTTAACTCTACCGTGATGTCAGTGGATACAGAGAAAGCTGTTACTGCTAATTGCCAGGGAACAACCCATAACTCAGTTGAAGCTGGGATGTCATCTCGTTCTGATGTTGAACTTCTACAAGCTTTTGCCCATGAGGTACGTACACCCTTGGCAACAATCTTAACAATTACTCGGTTACTGCTGAAGCAGCGGGATTTACCAGCGAATGTGATTAAGCGATTGCGGATGATTGAGGCTGAGTGTAATGAGCAAATAGACAGGATGGAGTTGTTGTTTAAGGCTGCCGAGTTAGAAACTTCCAGTGCAGCAAACTTCAAAAGTACTCAGTTAACACCCATGTGTTTGGAGCAAATTCTCCAGCAAAGTATTCCTCGTTGGCAACAGTCGGCAAGTCGGCGAAATTTGACTTTGGATGTGATTCTACCACAGCATTTACCAACGGTGGTAAGTAATCCAAGTATGCTGGATCGGGCTTTGACAGGATTAATTGAGAATTTCACCCGTAGTTTGCCTGCTGGCAGCCGAATTCAGGTTGAGGTAATTCCGGCTGGTGATCAATTGAAATTACAGTTTTTACCTTTGGCAGAATCTAAAGATGGTGCAACTACAGCAAGTTCTCCATGCACACCTCCAATCCGCCAAGCCTTGGGACAGCTATTGATGTTTCAGCCAGAAACTGGAACTATTAGTTTAAATTTAAATGCGACGAAGCATTTATTCCAAGCTATTGGTGGTAAGTTGATTGTACGGCAACGTCCCCATATTGGTGATGTGATGACGATTTTCTTTCCCTTGAAGTAG
- a CDS encoding DUF1257 domain-containing protein, which translates to MSHFSTLRTKITDAEILKASLRDLGISVKTEADVRGYNGQRVRSDIVAVLEGEYDLGWSRNSDGSFDLIADLWGVAKKHNQTELINSINQKYAVNKTLTEVKQRGLQNANVKLVLQ; encoded by the coding sequence ATGTCTCATTTTAGCACCCTACGCACCAAAATCACCGACGCTGAAATCCTCAAAGCTTCATTGCGCGACCTCGGTATTTCTGTGAAAACCGAAGCAGATGTTCGTGGTTACAACGGTCAACGTGTCCGTTCTGACATCGTTGCAGTTCTCGAAGGCGAATATGACTTAGGTTGGTCACGCAACAGCGATGGTTCTTTTGATTTAATCGCAGACCTTTGGGGTGTTGCTAAAAAACACAACCAAACTGAATTGATCAACTCGATCAATCAAAAGTATGCCGTGAATAAAACCTTAACTGAAGTGAAGCAGCGCGGTTTGCAAAATGCCAATGTTAAATTGGTATTGCAATAG
- a CDS encoding AAA family ATPase, with protein MKEELNILIQAQYPLIYLVTSEEERAEQSIFTIAQSSKPQRRVYVWTVTHGIVEYGQPRNVTQHNTVSPEAAIEWIIRQKEPGIFILKDLHPFIDAPATTRSLRDAIASFKGTQKNIILMSPMQQVPIELEKEVVVLDFTLPDMAELNKVLTSHIDNNRGRRLTTDARERLLRAALGLTKDEAEKVYRKAQVTTGRLTEEEVDIVLSEKKQLIRRNGILEYIEEDETIDAVGGLEELKRWLTQRSNAFTERAREYGLPQPKGMLILGVPGCGKSLIAKTTSRLWGLPLLRLDMGRVYDGSMVGRSEANLRNALKTAESISPAILFIDELDKSFAGSGGSGDSDGGTSNRIFGSFLTWMQEKKSPVFVMATANRVERLPGEFLRKGRFDEIFFVDLPTPEERQQIFNIHLTKRRSDDIARFDLAQLSKMSDGFSGAEIEQAIVAAMYEAFAQEREFTQLDIIAAIKATLPLSRTMQEQVTALRDWARQRARPAAASVAEYQRMEF; from the coding sequence ATGAAAGAAGAGCTCAATATTCTCATTCAAGCTCAATATCCCCTCATCTATCTTGTGACCTCAGAGGAAGAGCGGGCAGAGCAATCAATTTTTACCATTGCCCAGTCCTCGAAACCTCAGCGGCGGGTATATGTTTGGACAGTTACTCACGGTATTGTTGAGTATGGTCAGCCTCGGAATGTGACGCAACACAATACAGTTTCACCAGAAGCGGCTATTGAGTGGATCATTCGCCAGAAAGAGCCTGGTATATTTATCCTTAAAGATTTACATCCATTTATAGATGCACCTGCGACTACCCGATCGTTGCGAGATGCGATCGCTAGTTTCAAGGGAACGCAGAAAAATATAATTTTAATGTCACCCATGCAGCAGGTGCCAATCGAGTTAGAAAAAGAAGTAGTTGTACTCGATTTCACCTTGCCAGATATGGCAGAATTAAACAAAGTTCTCACATCTCATATAGATAACAACCGAGGGCGGAGATTAACTACGGATGCCCGTGAGAGACTTCTTAGAGCGGCGCTAGGTCTCACCAAAGATGAAGCGGAAAAAGTATACCGCAAAGCTCAGGTGACAACCGGACGCTTAACTGAAGAAGAAGTTGATATAGTTTTATCAGAGAAAAAGCAATTAATCCGCCGCAATGGTATACTAGAATACATAGAAGAAGATGAAACCATTGATGCGGTTGGTGGCTTAGAGGAATTGAAAAGGTGGTTAACTCAGCGCTCTAACGCCTTCACAGAAAGAGCTAGAGAGTATGGTTTGCCTCAGCCTAAAGGTATGCTAATTTTAGGGGTACCTGGATGTGGTAAATCACTAATCGCCAAAACAACATCCCGTCTTTGGGGGTTGCCACTTCTACGCTTAGATATGGGACGAGTTTATGATGGTTCTATGGTGGGTCGCTCAGAAGCAAACCTCCGTAATGCCCTTAAAACTGCCGAATCTATATCCCCAGCAATTTTGTTCATTGATGAACTAGATAAATCATTTGCTGGAAGCGGTGGATCGGGAGATTCCGATGGAGGTACATCCAATCGAATCTTCGGCTCCTTCCTCACCTGGATGCAAGAGAAAAAATCTCCGGTTTTTGTGATGGCAACTGCTAACCGTGTTGAACGGTTGCCAGGGGAGTTCTTGCGGAAAGGGCGCTTCGATGAAATATTCTTTGTGGATTTGCCTACACCCGAAGAACGTCAGCAGATTTTCAACATCCACCTGACCAAACGCCGTAGTGACGACATTGCCCGCTTCGACTTAGCACAACTGTCGAAGATGTCAGACGGCTTTTCGGGGGCAGAAATTGAACAAGCGATCGTGGCTGCGATGTACGAAGCATTCGCCCAAGAGCGCGAGTTTACACAACTAGATATTATAGCTGCAATTAAGGCTACCCTCCCACTGTCTCGAACGATGCAAGAGCAAGTTACAGCCTTGCGAGACTGGGCTAGGCAACGCGCCAGACCCGCAGCAGCTTCAGTCGCTGAATATCAGCGAATGGAGTTCTAA
- a CDS encoding dihydrolipoamide acetyltransferase family protein, with translation MSIYEVFMPALSSTMTEGKIVSWVKSPGDKVEKGETVVVVESDKADMDVESFYEGYLAHIIVPAGESAPVGNAIAYVVETEAEIAGAVSKATSAAAPATPSIAAKAATNGATTTAAPVATTTNASNHREGRIVASPRAKKLAKELKVDLNAIASGSGPFGRIVAEDIEAAAGRVSTPPTVTAAPAPVAAPPAIPRTAPAPAPVATVVPGQTTPFNALQNAVTRNMVASLTVPVFRANYTITTDALDSLYKQIKSKGVTMTALLAKAIALTLKKHPIINASYSEQGIVYHSDINVSVAVAMDDGGLITPVLRNADAIDIYSLSRTWKSLVERARAKQLQPEEYSTGTFTISNLGMFGVDTFDAILPPGQGSILAVGASRPQVVATGDGMFGVKQQMQVNITCDHRIIYGADGAAFLRDLAKLIETNAQSLTL, from the coding sequence ATGAGCATATACGAAGTATTCATGCCTGCACTTAGTTCCACCATGACCGAGGGGAAAATTGTTTCCTGGGTCAAATCGCCAGGTGACAAAGTGGAGAAAGGCGAAACCGTGGTGGTTGTGGAGTCAGATAAGGCAGATATGGATGTGGAATCCTTTTATGAAGGATACCTGGCACATATTATAGTTCCAGCGGGAGAATCTGCTCCAGTGGGAAACGCGATCGCGTATGTCGTGGAAACAGAAGCAGAAATTGCTGGGGCTGTGTCAAAAGCTACCTCTGCTGCTGCTCCTGCAACTCCATCTATAGCTGCCAAAGCTGCCACTAATGGGGCAACCACCACCGCCGCACCAGTTGCCACTACTACAAATGCCTCAAATCACCGCGAAGGGCGTATTGTGGCATCACCACGCGCCAAAAAACTCGCTAAAGAACTCAAAGTAGACCTGAATGCGATCGCATCTGGTAGCGGACCCTTTGGCAGAATCGTTGCTGAGGATATCGAAGCCGCTGCTGGCAGAGTAAGTACACCTCCAACTGTTACTGCTGCACCTGCTCCAGTTGCCGCACCTCCAGCAATACCTAGAACAGCCCCAGCACCTGCTCCTGTAGCTACCGTAGTCCCCGGACAAACAACTCCCTTCAATGCGCTCCAAAACGCCGTTACCCGGAATATGGTGGCGAGTTTGACAGTACCTGTATTCCGTGCTAACTACACTATTACCACTGATGCCTTAGATAGCCTTTACAAGCAGATTAAATCAAAAGGCGTGACTATGACGGCTTTGTTAGCAAAAGCGATCGCGCTAACGCTGAAAAAGCACCCCATCATCAATGCCAGCTATTCGGAGCAAGGTATTGTTTATCACTCAGATATCAATGTTTCTGTAGCTGTAGCGATGGATGATGGTGGTTTAATCACCCCAGTGTTGCGAAACGCGGATGCAATCGACATTTACTCCCTATCTCGCACCTGGAAGTCCCTCGTAGAAAGGGCAAGGGCAAAACAACTCCAACCGGAAGAATACAGCACCGGAACCTTTACTATTTCCAACCTGGGAATGTTCGGTGTTGATACCTTCGATGCAATTTTACCTCCCGGACAAGGTTCGATTTTGGCAGTTGGTGCTTCTCGTCCCCAAGTTGTCGCAACAGGTGATGGGATGTTTGGTGTCAAGCAGCAAATGCAAGTAAATATTACCTGCGATCATCGCATTATCTACGGTGCTGATGGCGCTGCGTTCTTGAGGGATTTAGCAAAATTGATTGAAACCAATGCTCAATCTTTGACTCTTTAA
- a CDS encoding YlqD family protein encodes MDASKQLLLKRSVNVKAIVTTLWKEEVQQQLQSQINETDKQLQQLDLQGQRAIAEIQKQALQPPGPQSMQQIENIQAQVNQKKSELLEQKNQFLQNLQQVQLLELDEEVNQFQMEGFFRIEPGDNLISKLQVEVVLRDGIVEEVRGDI; translated from the coding sequence ATGGATGCCTCGAAACAACTGTTATTAAAGCGCTCTGTTAACGTCAAAGCAATTGTCACCACATTGTGGAAGGAAGAAGTACAACAGCAACTACAAAGTCAAATTAATGAAACAGATAAACAGCTACAGCAATTAGACCTTCAGGGACAAAGAGCGATCGCTGAAATCCAGAAACAGGCTTTACAACCACCTGGACCCCAAAGTATGCAACAAATTGAAAATATCCAAGCTCAGGTAAATCAGAAGAAAAGCGAATTACTGGAGCAAAAAAACCAATTTTTGCAAAATCTCCAACAAGTACAGCTTTTGGAGTTGGATGAAGAAGTCAATCAATTTCAGATGGAAGGCTTTTTCCGGATTGAACCAGGTGACAACTTGATCAGTAAGTTACAAGTAGAAGTGGTTCTACGTGATGGAATCGTCGAAGAAGTTCGCGGTGACATTTAA